Proteins encoded in a region of the Augochlora pura isolate Apur16 chromosome 4, APUR_v2.2.1, whole genome shotgun sequence genome:
- the LOC144469241 gene encoding uncharacterized protein LOC144469241 isoform X1, producing the protein MEDQELIELRKLKAELLARTNDLLEKLENKNGEEPANELFSMITPDTMKEVISEENKLHKHDKNKLLKVTRKVTGIRFENMDRELLDDNILKYTAKLITASLKFFIELTVKIEGEKRFEIKDITCHFIDIDKCYLLEIQSWIQDFTRRKAFSLLTSAVSRYNIQNSVRKNILKLLKQRNYGTYEQYEEGNGGIILLIHSPKNIEQDLSISSKNVYLKIQWSIIFFEKLWQCEHIFEIYPTPQGMEFTNQNQDLIQSFCKKCITNNELVDLWQAMCNAIDSYENNEEDSQQDTTES; encoded by the exons ATGGAGGatcaagaattaattgaattaagaaaattgaaagcagAATTACTTGCAAGAACAAAcgatttattggaaaaattggaaaacaaAAATGGTGAAGAGCCTGCTAATGAGTTGTTTAGTATGat CACCCCAGACACCATGAAGGAGGTCATatcagaagaaaataaattacataaacatgataaaaataaattgttgaaggTTACTCGTAAAGTAACAGGTATAAGATTTGAAAACATGGATAGAGAATTATTGGATGATAACATTCTTAAATATACTGCTAAGTTAATAACGGCAtctcttaaattttttatagaacTGACAGTAAAGATAGAG GGAGAAAaaagatttgaaataaaagatataacaTGTCATTTTATAGACATTgataaatgttatttgttGGAAATTCAATCTTGGATACAAGATTTTACTAGGAGGAAAGCCTTTTCACTTTTAACATCTG CTGTCTCACGgtacaatatacaaaatagCGTAaggaagaatatattaaaattactgaaacAAAGAAACTATGGTACTTATGAACAATATGAGGAGGGAAATGGAGGCATAATTCTACTCATACATTCTcctaaaaatatagaacaagatctttctatttcttcaaaaaatgtttatttgaaaattcagtggtcgataatattttttgaaaaactaTGGCAATGTGaacatatatttgaaatatatccTACCCCACAAG gtaTGGAGTTTACAAATCAAAATCAGGATTTGATACAAAGTTTTTGTAAAAAGTGTATTACTAATAATGAGCTTGTAGACTTGTGGCAAGCAATGTGTAATGCAATTGATTcgtatgaaaataatgaagaagATTCACAGCAAGATACTACTGAGAGCTAA
- the LOC144469175 gene encoding pentatricopeptide repeat-containing protein 2, mitochondrial, whose amino-acid sequence MALTIRGVCRLNLGIVNNVFSRNNLLSVAVRNLYTENALGVTAYEGTRNLYRNQFQTIETTFRSKMKDVCDSGDAVIFTEDLKAMLHLIQKNEGDLQLINTMIHKYIKSNKDLKFGSYVFGPVVMRMYFYLNEPQVALNTFNTLSDTHFFKQKSTLHILITLLYKNEMYKEMNEVFKFAVENDEWCELTKHCLIVICAGCYRENTAEAFEFALNAWRKLHQKQLTPSSRSSALLTALAIKQNAPELALELIVTVNRQQYINIRCLKVLAYMHLKKYLQIIPILKYALEQDTLTSRQTFYSDVITELESNIREEKAEGVEEIMQLITLLYKHDRITSNMTLEESLLKPRHLMVAKPKELFERGDQPPQRTTEQFGYRSRFNARF is encoded by the exons ATGGCATTAACAATTAGAGGGGTCTGTCGACTGAATCTGGGTATTGTGAACAATGTATTCTCAAGAAATAATCTACTTAGtg tCGCTGTCCGGAATTTGTATACAGAAAATGCTTTAGGCGTAACCGCATATGAAGGTACAAGAAATCTGTATCGTAATCAATTTCAGACAATAGAGACTACATTTCGTTCAAAAATGAAAGATGTATGTGATTCTGGAGATGCCGTGATCTTTACGGAAGACTTAAAAGCAATGTTACATTTAATCCAAAAGAATGAAGGAGATCTGCAGTTAATCAATACAATGATCCATAAGTATATTAAGAGCAATAAAGATTTAAAGTTTGGATCATATGTTTTTGGACCAGTGGTCATGAGaatgtatttctatttaaatgaaCCACAAGTTGCATTAAATACTTTCAATACTCTCAGCGACACAcacttttttaaacaaaaatcaacacttcatattttaataactctcttgtacaaaaatgaaatgtacAAAGAAATGAACGAAGTATTTAAGTTTGCAGTAGAGAACGATGAGTGGTGTGAGCTCACAAAGCACTGTCTTATTGTGATTTGTGCTGGATGTTACAGAGAG AATACTGCGGAGGCATTCGAATTTGCCCTGAATGCATGGAGAAAATTACATCAGAAGCAATTGACACCATCAAGTAGGAGCTCTGCACTTCTGACAGCTTTagcaataaaacaaaatgcTCCTGAATTGGCATTAGAGTTGATAGTTACCGTAAATAGACAACAGTACATCAACATTAGATGTCTTAAAGTATTGGCTTATATGCATTTGAAGaagtatttacaaataattccCATCTTGAAATATGCATTGGAACAAGATACGTTAACATCCAGGCAGACTTTTTATTCTGATGTG ATTACCGAACTCGAATCTAATATCAGAGAAGAAAAGGCTGAGGGAGTCGaagaaataatgcaattaataaCTTTACTTTACAAACACGACCGTATTACATCAAAT ATGACTTTAGAGGAGAGTTTATTAAAACCGAGGCATTTGATGGTCGCGAAACCAAAAGAACTTTTCGAACGAGGAGACCAACCTCCTCAACGTACGACGGAGCAGTTTGGCTATAGGTCACGATTCAATGCTCGTTTCTAA
- the LOC144469241 gene encoding uncharacterized protein LOC144469241 isoform X2: MEDQELIELRKLKAELLARTNDLLEKLENKNGEEPANEFTPDTMKEVISEENKLHKHDKNKLLKVTRKVTGIRFENMDRELLDDNILKYTAKLITASLKFFIELTVKIEGEKRFEIKDITCHFIDIDKCYLLEIQSWIQDFTRRKAFSLLTSAVSRYNIQNSVRKNILKLLKQRNYGTYEQYEEGNGGIILLIHSPKNIEQDLSISSKNVYLKIQWSIIFFEKLWQCEHIFEIYPTPQGMEFTNQNQDLIQSFCKKCITNNELVDLWQAMCNAIDSYENNEEDSQQDTTES, translated from the exons ATGGAGGatcaagaattaattgaattaagaaaattgaaagcagAATTACTTGCAAGAACAAAcgatttattggaaaaattggaaaacaaAAATGGTGAAGAGCCTGCTAATGAGTT CACCCCAGACACCATGAAGGAGGTCATatcagaagaaaataaattacataaacatgataaaaataaattgttgaaggTTACTCGTAAAGTAACAGGTATAAGATTTGAAAACATGGATAGAGAATTATTGGATGATAACATTCTTAAATATACTGCTAAGTTAATAACGGCAtctcttaaattttttatagaacTGACAGTAAAGATAGAG GGAGAAAaaagatttgaaataaaagatataacaTGTCATTTTATAGACATTgataaatgttatttgttGGAAATTCAATCTTGGATACAAGATTTTACTAGGAGGAAAGCCTTTTCACTTTTAACATCTG CTGTCTCACGgtacaatatacaaaatagCGTAaggaagaatatattaaaattactgaaacAAAGAAACTATGGTACTTATGAACAATATGAGGAGGGAAATGGAGGCATAATTCTACTCATACATTCTcctaaaaatatagaacaagatctttctatttcttcaaaaaatgtttatttgaaaattcagtggtcgataatattttttgaaaaactaTGGCAATGTGaacatatatttgaaatatatccTACCCCACAAG gtaTGGAGTTTACAAATCAAAATCAGGATTTGATACAAAGTTTTTGTAAAAAGTGTATTACTAATAATGAGCTTGTAGACTTGTGGCAAGCAATGTGTAATGCAATTGATTcgtatgaaaataatgaagaagATTCACAGCAAGATACTACTGAGAGCTAA
- the LOC144469241 gene encoding uncharacterized protein LOC144469241 isoform X3 yields MKEVISEENKLHKHDKNKLLKVTRKVTGIRFENMDRELLDDNILKYTAKLITASLKFFIELTVKIEGEKRFEIKDITCHFIDIDKCYLLEIQSWIQDFTRRKAFSLLTSAVSRYNIQNSVRKNILKLLKQRNYGTYEQYEEGNGGIILLIHSPKNIEQDLSISSKNVYLKIQWSIIFFEKLWQCEHIFEIYPTPQGMEFTNQNQDLIQSFCKKCITNNELVDLWQAMCNAIDSYENNEEDSQQDTTES; encoded by the exons ATGAAGGAGGTCATatcagaagaaaataaattacataaacatgataaaaataaattgttgaaggTTACTCGTAAAGTAACAGGTATAAGATTTGAAAACATGGATAGAGAATTATTGGATGATAACATTCTTAAATATACTGCTAAGTTAATAACGGCAtctcttaaattttttatagaacTGACAGTAAAGATAGAG GGAGAAAaaagatttgaaataaaagatataacaTGTCATTTTATAGACATTgataaatgttatttgttGGAAATTCAATCTTGGATACAAGATTTTACTAGGAGGAAAGCCTTTTCACTTTTAACATCTG CTGTCTCACGgtacaatatacaaaatagCGTAaggaagaatatattaaaattactgaaacAAAGAAACTATGGTACTTATGAACAATATGAGGAGGGAAATGGAGGCATAATTCTACTCATACATTCTcctaaaaatatagaacaagatctttctatttcttcaaaaaatgtttatttgaaaattcagtggtcgataatattttttgaaaaactaTGGCAATGTGaacatatatttgaaatatatccTACCCCACAAG gtaTGGAGTTTACAAATCAAAATCAGGATTTGATACAAAGTTTTTGTAAAAAGTGTATTACTAATAATGAGCTTGTAGACTTGTGGCAAGCAATGTGTAATGCAATTGATTcgtatgaaaataatgaagaagATTCACAGCAAGATACTACTGAGAGCTAA
- the LOC144469242 gene encoding protein POLR1D encodes MDDETLNRLAVEAILEEAKLGARRAEIMGPSGWMKPKESINKRFLNSTLRNVVLANKYHIKRRERTKDK; translated from the exons atggaCGACGAAACATTAAACAG actTGCAGTTGAGGCTATATTGGAAGAGGCCAAGCTTGGAGCAAGAAGAGCTGAAATAATGGGCCCAAGTGGATGGATGAAACCAAAagaatctattaataaaagatttcTAAATTCTACTTTGCGTAATGTTGTTCttgcaaataaatatcatataaaaaggagagaaagaacaaaagacaaataa
- the Mrps16 gene encoding mitochondrial ribosomal protein S16, with the protein MPRIGLHHASGTGISAPFAKAIRLVRLGCANRPFYHIVVMHTKQDQHKPPIEQLGSYDPMENKFNEVLIALNFQRIQHWIGQGVAISNPVAELFGLAGFYPIHPRTIMHAWRNRRKAIEAAKEAKEEPAKAVESAG; encoded by the exons atGCCGCGAATAGGACTTCATCATGCCTCGGGAACGGGTATATCCGCTCCTTTTGCTAAAGCTATACGTTTAGTTCGTTTAGGATGCGCAAATAGACCATTCTATCATATTGTCGTAATGCAT ACAAAACAGGATCAGCATAAACCACCAATAGAACAACTTGGCAGTTATGATCCTAtggaaaacaaatttaatgaaGTATTAATTGCCCTTAATTTTCAACGTATACAACATTGGATAGGACAGGGTGTTGCCATTTCAAATCCTGTTGCTGAACTTTTTGGATTAGCTGGTTTTTATCCAATCCATCCCAGGACAATTATGCATGCATGGAGAAATCGACGAAAAGCAATAGAAGCTGCTAAAGAAGCAAAGGAAGAACCTGCGAAGGCTGTAGAGTCAGCAGGTTAA